A genomic window from Labeo rohita strain BAU-BD-2019 chromosome 6, IGBB_LRoh.1.0, whole genome shotgun sequence includes:
- the obsl1a gene encoding obscurin-like protein 1a isoform X2, which yields MEQKGTRRRLTIQNVGADDDGVYLCEMPDGGKTIAELAVKGTIVKKLPRRLEVMEGENAAFFVEVEQDEMDICWFKDGLQLQETHQTIIKSFGKTHILVFVNTSYQDSGTITFMAGRSTTSSKLRVKTARHCPPICPVSVQMNTDCSNGAILSWSPSPNLQNSTKSVYVLERQEVGSQEWQRCLTTETGTSAEVLGDSVPCEGDYRFRICCVNKYGRSGHVEFPKVVHLVPGPKIKTPLKNTVATEGEDAVFSIELSANLIGTWFLNSQQLQNSGRFSITQSQNQHIFRIHQVPNVYDGAEITFIATGVRDSATLQIKAPEMKFLPMSEMDTNKTTEVGNPIVLYCEVSHPTANVQWFKDGQELHVEEGLNIQSDGNMRRIVIQSAEYFHSGVYTCQSNNDVVTFNVNVEAPPVSFKEIKQEERQKSAMELDPVVLTCELSRPDAPAYWFKDGVAVLQSDNITIQSEGTLKRLIIRSAALADAGTYICQAGDQTMSFSVNIKEPPVTIVDPKDDIHMERHLSEEVVLNCELSRSNGEAHWFKDGLKLQESENVRLSAEGPYRRVTILCASKRDSGEYVCDSGGDSVFFQLIITEAPVRIVSPRESEVDVCILSSERLVLSCEISKADAEVCWFCDGMEVEENDNLKLEDDGIYRRLVIPCATIDDSAEYVCETADDSVTFWVKVEEPPVKLSCSKETGSITENFAGKPVVLELEVSRDNAEVCWMKDGVKVEESSNITITENGLTRKLTIHFPTLNDSGIYTCNAMDDTLDFKVKITEAPVKILNRDQIKSEHKVALYDDVVLECELSTPNGVVNWYKNGSPIEENERFCFEEEGAFRTLVILCAELQDSGEYVLDAKDDSISFHVTVQEPSVKIIGNSGDPDYQEMVTGDDLILSCEVSRASAPVKWLFNDKPLVPDERTDIESNGTLRKLTLSNIVLSDSGKYMCDAVDDQMITIVKVQEPPVEFLNKEEVNLVTGYEAEAVTLTAMVSRPNAIVRWLKDWTPVSDERFHIASLGLTRTFTINPLKKLDSGEYTCDANTDEMHFSLLVKDMRIKFVKPLFDSVAHKDGMVTLCCEVCKTKADVQWKKDGVEIIPSRRFSIRANGTERSLTIHRLTKEDAGEYACETKDDCTSAKLRVELPRVVEFLTELHNTTVMEGEDATFKCVVSPDDVQLVWLMDGEPIKPSERFHIEQNSLCHTLVIRKVQLLDSSRITAEAEGIISKASLKVQEAQVLFTKRMEAVMAEEFGEAILETEVSLESGEVQWMRQGVVIQPGPRHKLAQNGCKRTLTITNLNLSDRGTYRCETLHDRTQVKLNVEPRKIVIRKGLMDIETFERETASFEVELSHADVEGVWQKDGLRIKPNNNWRVSCNGRVHGLTLSNLNLEDTGSIIFSAEGLRTTARLVVKETPVTIIKKLSDVRFEEESAVILECELSRPNVDVRWLKNGLELKSSKTLRIYSMGHKRCLQILECSTSDSGLYTCEIGDLSTSCKLEIYEHELEIITGLEDLWIKEDQNAVFMCELSMEDMPGEWYKNGSRIRPTSTIKTRTEGTKHFLLICNVKPEDSGEIKFISKQVESVAYLEVEELPVSIVRPLRDRTALEKHRVILECTVSSTNCDVTWYKGDQELESTEHMDIIQDGCYHKLVIHQVALEDEGTYSIEVGEHTSTAKLMVEAQSILVVKDIEDVEVRATETACFQCEVSVILIKPPTWTLNGETLQSGPNIRIENQATVHKLTIKKTSADMSGTLKFTTGKAKTSAKLTVL from the exons ATGGAACAAAAGGGAACACGGAGAAGACTAACCATACAAAATGTTGGGGCAGATGATGATGGAGTTTACCTCTGCGAGATGCCTGATGGTGGAAAGACAATTGCAGAATTGGCAGTTAAAG GTACAATTGTGAAGAAACTTCCACGGAGGTTAGAGGTAATGGAAGGAGAGAATGCAGCATTCTTTGTGGAAGTGGAACAAGATGAGATGGATATCTGCTGGTTTAAAGATGGGCTGCAGTTGCAAGAAACACATCAAACCATTATTAAGTCTTTTGGCAAGACCCACATCCTGGTCTTTGTCAATACATCATATCAAGATTCAGGCACGATCACCTTTATGGCAGGCAGATCAACGACAAGCTCCAAACTCAGGGTCAAAA CTGCTCGACACTGCCCACCCATCTGTCCTGTGAGTGTCCAAATGAATACTGACTGTTCAAATGGTGCCATCCTTTCCTGGTCACCATCACCTAACTTGCAAAACTCCACTAAGTCAGTGTATGTGCTAGAACGTCAGGAAGTGGGCTCTCAGGAGTGGCAGCGATGCCTGACAACAGAGACGGGCACTTCTGCTGAGGTCCTGGGTGATAGCGTGCCATGTGAGGGTGATTACCGTTTCCGTATCTGCTGTGTTAACAAATATGGCAGAAGTGGACATGTGGAGTTCCCCAAAGTAGTACATCTGG TCCCAGGTCCAAAGATCAAAACCCCTCTGAAGAATACTGTGGCGACTGAGGGTGAGGATGCTGTGTTCTCCATTGAGCTCTCTGCTAATTTGATTGGTACGTGGTTCCTGAATAGCCAGCAGCTGCAGAATAGTGGACGCTTCTCCATCACTCAGTCACAGAACCAACACATTTTCAGAATCCACCAAGTGCCTAATGTGTACGATGGAGCTGAAATTACTTTCATTGCCACTGGCGTACGAGATTCAGCAACACTACAGATTAAAG CACCTGAAATGAAATTCTTACCAATGTCAGAGATGGACACCAACAAGACCACTGAGGTGGGAAATCCCATTGTGCTGTACTGTGAGGTGTCACATCCCACAGCCAACGTTCAATGGTTTAAAGACGGACAGGAGCTACATGTAGAGGAGGGTCTAAATATTCAATCAGATGGCAACATGAGGAGGATCGTCATTCAGTCAGCGGAGTACTTTCATTCTGGTGTCTACACCTGCCAATCAAACAACGACGTAgtcacatttaatgtaaatgtcGAAG CCCCGCCTGTGTCATTTAAAGAGATTAAGCAGGAAGAGAGGCAGAAAAGTGCTATGGAACTGGACCCTGTGGTCTTGACGTGTGAACTCTCCCGACCAGATGCACCTGCCTACTGGTTTAAAGATGGAGTTGCGGTCCTTCAGTCAGACAACATTACCATCCAGTCTGAAGGCACCTTGAAAAGACTTATAATCCGTTCAGCAGCGCTTGCAGATGCTGGGACATATATTTGCCAAGCAGGCGACCAAACCATGTCATTTTCTGTCAACATAAAAG AACCTCCGGTTACAATTGTGGACCCAAAAGATGACATCCACATGGAGCGTCATCTCTCTGAGGAGGTAGTCCTGAACTGTGAGCTCTCTCGATCAAATGGAGAAGCTCACTGGTTTAAAGATGGCCTAAAGCTCCAGGAGAGTGAGAATGTCCGACTCAGTGCTGAAGGCCCGTACAGGAGGGTAACAATTCTCTGTGCTTCCAAACGGGATTCTGGAGAGTATGTATGCGACTCAGGCGGCGACTCAGTATTCTTTCAGCTCATTATTACGG AGGCTCCAGTCCGTATTGTGTCCCCCAGAGAGTCAGAGGTAGATGTGTGTATACTGAGCTCTGAGAGGCTGGTCCTGAGCTGTGAGATCTCCAAAGCAGATGCAGAAGTCTGCTGGTTTTGTGATGGCATGGAGGTGGAAGAGAATGATAACTTGAAACTGGAAGATGATGGGATTTACCGCAGGCTGGTGATTCCCTGTGCCACCATTGATGATTCTGCAGAATATGTATGCGAGACTGCAGATGACTCTGTCACATTTTGGGTGAAAGTAGAAG AGCCTCCTGTTAAACTTTCTTGCTCCAAGGAGACAGGCAGCATTACAGAGAATTTTGCTGGTAAACCTGTAGTCCTAGAGCTTGAAGTGTCCCGTGATAATGCAGAGGTGTGCTGGATGAAAGATGGAGTGAAGGTGGAAGAGAGCAGCAACATTACAATTACTGAAAATGGCCTCACACGCAAGCTTACAATCCATTTTCCAACTCTAAATGATTCTGGAATATATACCTGCAATGCCATGGATGACACATTGgattttaaagtcaaaattactg AGGCACCGGTAAAAATCCTGAATAGAGATCAGATCAAGAGCGAGCACAAGGTTGCGTTATATGATGACGTTGTATTGGAGTGTGAGCTGTCCACACCGAATGGTGTAGTCAATTGGTATAAAAATGGAAGTCCTATTGAGGAGAATGAACGCTTCTGTTTTGAGGAGGAAGGTGCCTTCAGAACACTAGTCATTCTCTGTGCAGAGCTGCAGGACTCTGGAGAATATGTTCTTGATGCTAAAGATGATTCGATTTCATTTCATGTCACAGTACAAG AGCCATCGGTGAAGATCATTGGCAACTCTGGTGATCCTGATTATCAGGAGATGGTGACAGGAGATGATCTCATCTTATCTTGTGAGGTTTCTCGAGCCAGTGCACCAGTTAAGTGGCTATTCAATGATAAGCCATTGGTCCCTGATGAGCGTACGGATATTGAAAGCAATGGAACACTCCGGAAACTGACTTTATCCAACATCGTCCTTTCTGACTCTGGGAAATACATGTGTGATGCTGTTGATGACCAAATGATAACCATTGTTAAAGTTCAAG AGCCTCCTGTAGAGTTCCTCAACAAAGAAGAGGTAAATTTAGTCACTGGTTATGAAGCAGAGGCTGTTACTCTGACTGCCATGGTTTCAAGACCCAATGCAATAGTGCGATGGCTTAAAGACTGGACTCCAGTCAGTGATGAACGTTTCCACATAGCCAGCCTGGGCCTGACCCGCACTTTCACCATCAACCCGTTAAAGAAACTTGACAGTGGAGAGTACACATGTGATGCAAACACAGATGAGATGCACTTCAGCCTCTTAGTCAAAG ACATGCGTATTAAATTTGTGAAGCCACTGTTTGACTCAGTGGCCCATAAAGATGGTATGGTCACACTTTGCTGTGAGGTATGCAAGACCAAAGCAGATGTCCAGTGGAAGAAGGATGGAGTGGAGATCATTCCCAGTCGTCGCTTCTCCATCCGTGCCAATGGGACAGAGAGGAGTCTCACAATCCATCGTCTCACCAAAGAAGACGCTGGAGAGTATGCTTGTGAGACCAAAGATGACTGTACCAGCGCCAAATTAAGGGTAGAAT TGCCCCGTGTGGTGGAATTCCTCACAGAGCTTCACAATACCACAGTCATGGAGGGTGAGGATGCTACCTTTAAGTGTGTGGTCTCACCTGATGATGTTCAGTTGGTCTGGCTCATGGATGGAGAACCCATCAAACCCAGTGAACGCTTCCATATTGAACAGAACAGCCTCTGCCATACTCTGGTAATCCGGAAGGTCCAGCTCCTGGATTCGTCCCGGATCACTGCAGAGGCTGAGGGTATAATTTCTAAAGCCAGCCTCAAGGTCCagg agGCGCAGGTGTTGTTCACAAAGAGAATGGAGGCAGTGATGGCTGAGGAGTTTGGAGAGGCAATATTGGAGACAGAAGTGAGTCTGGAGTCTGGAGAAGTGCAGTGGATGAGACAGGGGGTGGTGATCCAGCCAGGACCAAGACATAAACTCGCCCAGAATGGCTGCAAACGCACTTTGACCATCACTAACCTCAACTTGTCTGATCGGGGAACTTACCGCTGTGAGACTCTCCATGACCGTACACAGGTCAAACTCAATGTGGAGC CGAGGAAGATTGTCATACGCAAGGGTCTGATGGACATTGAGACATTTGAGAGAGAGACGGCATCTTTCGAGGTGGAACTTTCTCATGCCGATGTAGAGGGTGTGTGGCAAAAAGATGGTCTGCGTATCAAACCCAATAACAACTGGCGTGTTAGTTGCAATGGACGAGTACATGGTCTCACCCTCTCCAACCTCAACTTGGAGGATACCGGTAGCATTATCTTTTCTGCAGAAGGTCTGAGAACTACTGCCAGACTGGTAGTCAAAG aaacaCCAGTAACAATCATTAAGAAGCTGTCCGATGTGAGGTTTGAGGAGGAATCTGCAGTGATTTTGGAGTGTGAGTTGTCTAGGCCAAATGTGGATGTCAGATGGCTAAAG AATGGCTTGGAGCTGAAATCCAGTAAGACTTTGAGGATTTATTCCATGGGACATAAACGCTGTTTACAGATCTTGGAATGCAGCACCAGTGACTCAGGCCTTTATACTTGTGAAATAGGTGACCTCAGCACTTCCTGTAAACTTGAGATCTATG AACATGAATTAGAGATCATAACTGGCTTGGAGGATCTTTGGATCAAGGAGGACCAGAATGCTGTCTTTATGTGCGAGCTCTCAATGGAAGATATGCCTGGGGAATGGTACAAAAATGGCAGCAGGATACGCCCCACATCGACTATCAAGACTCGAACAGAGG gcACAAAGCACTTCCTGCTTATATGCAACGTCAAGCCAGAGGATTCTGGTGAAATCAAGTTTATTTCCAAACAAGTGGAGTCAGTTGCTTATCTTGAGGTTGAAG aGCTTCCTGTAAGCATTGTCCGTCCCCTTAGGGATCGTACAGCACTGGAAAAACATCGAGTCATTCTAGAATGCACTGTATCATCCACAAATTGTGATGTCACCTGGTACAAAGGGGATCAAGAGTTGGAATCCACAGAACACATGGACATCATACAAGACGGCTGTTATCATAAACTAGTCATCCACCAGGTGGCGCTGGAAGATGAGGGAACCTACAGTATTGAAGTTGGGGAGCACACATCCACAGCCAAGCTGATGGTCGAGG CCCAGTCTATTCTAGTGGTGAAAGATATAGAGGACGTTGAAGTGAGAGCTACTGAAACAGCTTGCTTCCAGTGTGAAGTGTCCGTGATCCTCATCAAGCCTCCCACCTGGACTCTGAACGGGGAGACCCTGCAGTCAGGGCCCAATATCCGAATAGAGAACCAAGCGACTGTACACAAACTGACAATCAAAAAAACCAGCGCTGACATGAGTGGGACACTCAAGTTTACCACAGGGAAAGCCAAGACTAGTGCCAAACTGACAGTGCTGTAG